Proteins from a genomic interval of Aspergillus flavus chromosome 7, complete sequence:
- a CDS encoding pectate lyase superfamily protein-domain-containing protein gives MASLHTTIMLFLAHVLLLLGLPAGMVGAVPLGQETDITTNLAARAASEYWVGTIKRQGAVAFGNGTDYQVYRNVKDFGAKGDGSTDDTAAINQAISSGNRCGKGCDSSTVTPALVYFPPGTYVVSKPIVQYYYTQIVGDAVNLPVIKAAAGFAGMAVIDADPYEDDGSNWYTNQNNFFRAIRNLVIDLTAMPQGSGAGIHWQVGQATSLQNIRFEMIKGGGDANKQQGIFMDNGSGGFMSDLTFNGGNYGMFLGNQQFTTRNLTFNDCNTAIFMNWNWAWTFKSLSINNCQVGLNMSNAPQNQTVGSVLILDSQLTNTPTGVVSAFTENSIPIGGGVLILDNVDFSGSKVAVAGITGNTILAGGSVVTNWVQGNGYLPGSAKQKREASVKVITQTVTETVEVCTADYTDSPSAPTALPSSLGESRTAGLLPTLPLPNIPLLSGLLSGSQSSATQPAGVLSSEVPEPTATPSTPEEAEPSTEVQPTPQPSAPAQSQPETPVESTVAAPLIPSQPSPTVQGSSSVVTGPASSSVAHATNQCSVKTVTKTRLQTALPTHAKPSSLLNGGKVYERSKPLYTSYDASSFVSVKSAGAKGDGSTDDTAAIQKILNSAKEDQIVYFDHGAYIITDTIKVPKNVKITGEVWPVLMAYGQKFGDEKNPIPMLQVGEVGETGSVEITDIALQTKGPAPGAILMQWNLAESSQGAAGMWDTHFRIGGSAGTELQSDKCAKTPKQTTTPNKECIAAFMLMHITEKASAYIENSWFWVADHELDLPDHNQINVYNGRGVYIESQGPVWLYGTASEHNQLYNYQVTNAKNVFMGLIQTETPYYQANPNALTPFTPQTNWNDPDFSYCKTDGCRKAWGLRVQNTSDMYVYGAGLYSFFENYGQTCLATESCQENMVEVDCSDVHIYGLSTKASTNMITSNSGAGLVPQDENRSNFCSTIALFQQS, from the exons ATGGCCTCTCTACACACAACGATCATGTTGTTCCTCGCCCATGTTTTGCTACTTCTGGGGTTGCCCGCTGGCATGGTCGGTGCCGTGCCTTTGGGTCAAGAGACGGATATCACAACGAATTTAGCTGCCAGGGCGGCGTCAGAATACTGGGTTGGAACTATCAAACGGCAGGGTGCTGTTGCTTTTGGAAATGGCACAGATTATCAGGTATATCGTAATGTGAAAGACTTTGGTGCTAAGG GTGATGGGTCGACGGATGATACTGCTGCCATTAACCAGGCGATTTCCTCAGGCAACCGATGTGGCAAGGGGTGTGATTCATCAACCGTCACTCCTGCCCTCGTATACTTCCCTCCTGGTACTTATGTCGTCTCCAAACCAATCGTTCAGTATTACTATACCCAAATCGTTGGCGACGCCGTCAACCTTCCTGTGATCAAGGCGGCGGCGGGCTTTGCTGGTATGGCTGTCATTGATGCCGACCCttatgaagatgacggcAGCAACTGGTACACCAACCAGAACAACTTCTTCCGTGCCATTCGTAACCTTGTAATCGATTTGACTGCTATGCCTCAGGGATCTGGTGCTGGTATCCATTGGCAGGTGGGCCAGGCGACCAGTTTGCAGAATATCAGATTCGAGATGATCAAGGGCGGAGGCGATGCAAACAAGCAACAGGGTATCTTCATGGACAACGGATCTGGTGGTTTCATGTCCGACTTGACTTTCAATGGTGGAAATTACGGCATGTTCTTAGGAAACCAGCAATTCACTACACGGAACTTGACCTTCAATGACTGCAACACAGCCATTTTCATGAACTGGAACTGGGCCTGGACCTTCAAGTCACTTTCCATCAACAACTGCCAGGTCGGTCTGAATATGTCCAATGCCCCGCAGAATCAGACTGTCGGTTCTGTCCTGATTCTGGACAGTCAACTTACGAACACACCCACTGGTGTTGTTTCTGCATTCACCGAGAACAGCATTCCCATTGGCGGAGGTGTCCTGATTCTTGACAACGTCGACTTCAGCGGTTCTAAGGTTGCAGTTGCGGGTATTACTGGTAATACTATTCTGGCAGGCGGCTCAGTCGTGACGAACTGGGTCCAGGGCAATGGTTACCTCCCTGGCAGCGCGAAGCAGAAGCGTGAGGCTTCCGTGAAGGTGATTACCCAAACTGTGACAGAGACAGTGGAGGTCTGCACTGCCGATTATACAGACTCTCCGTCCGCACCAACAGCGCTTCCTTCGTCTTTGGGAGAGAGTCGTACTGCAGGGCTTTTGCCGACTCTTCCGTTGCCTAACATCCCACTCTTGAGCGGTTTGTTGTCCGGCTCCCAGTCATCTGCCACCCAGCCCGCTGGGGTACTGAGCAGCGAGGTCCCCGAGCCCACTGCCACTCCGTCAACTCCAGAGGAGGCTGAACCATCTACTGAAGTACAGCCGACGCCTCAGCCCTCAGCCCCTGCACAGTCACAGCCAGAGACTCCAGTTGAGTCCACCGTGGCCGCGCCCCTCATTCCCTCCCAGCCATCCCCAACTGTTCAGGGGTCTTCCTCGGTGGTTACTGGTCCAGCTTCGTCTTCGGTCGCTCATGCAACAAATCAATGCTCCGTCAAAACGGTCACCAAGACTCGTCTCCAAACTGCTCTCCCAACTCATGCTAAGCCCAGCTCCCTGCTCAATGGTGGAAAGGTTTACGAGCGCTCTAAGCCTCTGTATACCAGCTACGATGCCTCTTCGTTCGTCAGCGTCAAGTCTGCGGGCGCAAAGGGAGACGGATCGACCGACGATACAGCAGCCATCCAGAAGATTCTGAACAGCGCCAAGGAGGACCAGATAGTTTACTTCGACCACGGAGCCTACATCATCACCGATACCATCAAGGTGCCCAAGAACGTCAAGATCACGGGTGAAGTATGGCCCGTCCTGATGGCCTACGGCCAGAAGTTCGGCGATGAGAAGAACCCTATCCCCATGCTTCAGGTCGGAGAAGTAGGTGAGACCGGCTCCGTCGAAATCACCGACATCGCGCTGCAGACCAAGGGCCCCGCCCCTGGCGCAATCCTAATGCAGTGGAACCTCGCGGAGTCCTCCCAGGGCGCCGCCGGTATGTGGGACACCCACTTCCGCATCGGTGGATCAGCAGGCACCGAGCTGCAGAGCGACAAGTGTGCCAAGACGCCGAAGCAAACCACCACGCCCAACAAGGAGTGCATTGCCGCATTCATGCTCATGCACATCACGGAGAAGGCGAGCGCTTACATCGAGAACTCCTGGTTCTGGGTCGCCGACCACGAACTCGACCTCCCCGACCACAACCAGATCAACGTCTACAACGGTCGTGGCGTCTACATCGAATCCCAAGGCCCCGTCTGGCTCTACGGTACCGCCTCCGAGCACAACCAGCTCTACAACTACCAGGTCACTAACGCCAAGAACGTCTTCATGGGCCTCATCCAGACAGAAACCCCCTACTACCAGGCTAACCCCAACGCCCTGACCCCCTTCACCCCGCAGACGAACTGGAACGACCCCGACTTCTCCTACTGTAAGACCGACGGCTGCCGCAAGGCATGGGGTCTGCGCGTCCAGAACACCTCCGACATGTACGTGTACGGCGCAGGCCTGTACAGTTTCTTCGAGAACTACGGCCAGACCTGTCTGGCCACGGAGTCCTGCCAGGAAAACATGGTCGAGGTCGACTGCTCCGACGTACACATCTACGGATTGAGCACTAAGGCTAGCACGAACATGATCACGTCGAACAGCGGCGCCGGTCTTGTCCCCCAGGATGAGAACAGGAGCAACTTCTGCTCGACTATTGCTCTGTTCCAACAGTCatga
- a CDS encoding 60S ribosomal protein L17 — protein sequence MPRAKKRTTTRLAISKFQRPTERKATKLLTRHRGPPRSATTSRWIFFVFQVRYAAQDIPAAKSARARGSYLRVSFKNTRETAQAINGMKLQRALTFLDNVTNKLEAVPMRRFAGSTGRCAQGKQFGVSKARWPEKSAKFLIDLLKNAEANADTKGLDTGNLVVKHIQVNQAPKGRRRTYRAHGRINPYMTNPCHIELILTEGEEVVQKGPVAKEAHLSSRQRGLQVRRAIQA from the exons ATGCCAAGAGCGAAAAAGCGCACCACAACGAGACTTGCGATCTCGAAGTTCCAGCGGCCGACCGAAAGAAAAGCGACAAAACTTCTCACCCGACATCGAGGACCACCCCGCTCGGCAACCACATCAAGATG GATTTTTTTCGTCTTTCAGGTCCGTTACGCTGCTCAGGACATTCCGGCCGCTAAGAGCGCCCGCGCCCGGGGCTCTTACCTGCGCGTCAGCTTCAAGAACACCCGTGAGACCGCTCAGGCCATCAACGGCATGAAGCTCCAGCGTGCTCTTACTTTCCTTGACAACGTCACCAACAAGCTCGAGGCTGTCCCCATGCGGAGGTTCGCTGGCAGCACCGGCCGTTGCGCTCAGG GCAAGCAGTTCGGTGTTAGCAAGGCTCGCTGGCCCGAGAAGTCCGCCAAGTTCCTCATCGACCTCCTGAAGAACGCTGAGGCCAACGCCGACACCAAGGGTCTTGACACTGGCAACCTCGTTGTCAAGCACATCCAGGTCAACCAGGCCCCCAAGGGCCGCAGACGCACCTACCGTGCTCACGGTCGT ATCAACCCCTACATGACCAACCCTTGCCACATCGAGCTTATCCTTACTGAGGGTGAGGAGGTTGTCCAGAAGGGTCCCGTTGCCAAGGAGGCTCACCTCTCCTCCCGTCAGCGTGGCCTCCAGGTCCGCCGTGCCATCCAGGCATAA
- a CDS encoding aromatic amino acid aminotransferase (aminotransferase, putative) has translation MESPEEVNLFRGWPNPALLPTDALAEASATVMASPTIRVPALMYGPDEGYQPLREHLAQWLTAFYQPRHPISSERICITGGASQNLACIFQVFTDPSYTRNVWMAAPTYFLACRIMDDAGFAGRLRAVPHDESGLDLTFLRQELVKAEEKAQAEQRLEPIYKLPRPWAKVYKHLIYATPTFSNPTTLTMSLADREGLVRLAREFDALVVTDDVYDFLQWSPDPEQPLAQPDKAQIPRVVDVDRYLDGGPKDEWGNVVSNGSFSKLIGPGARTGWAEGTEKFAYGLSQTGSSRSGGAPSQFSAAIIAQLFPTGFIQTYVDQVLRPRYAERYYRLISAVREHLLPLGVTLPSTSLEAVGGYFVWIQLPPPLQADDLATVALREYKVNVIAGNRFRVQGDPDTRRNSFNRSIRLCFAWEHEEKLAEGVRRLACAIRSALK, from the exons ATGGAATCTCCAGAAGAGGTCAACCTGTTTCGTGGCTGGCCGAACCCCGCCTTGCTGCCCACAGACGCCTTAGCTGAGGCCTCCGCCACAGTCATGGCTTCACCAACCATCCGAGTTCCGGCTTTAATGTATGGTCCCGATGAGGGTTACCAACCGTTGCGAGAACACCTTGCCCAATGGTTGACGGCTTTCTACCAACCCCGCCATCCTATCTCTTCCGAGCGCATCTGTATAACGGGCGGTGCCAGTCAAAACCTGGCTTGTATCTTTCAAGTCTTCACGGATCCATCGTATACTAGGAATGTCTGGATGGCGGCCCCCACCTATTTCTTAGCATGTCGGATAATGGACGATGCCGGGTTTGCTGGCCGCTTGAGAGCTGTACCTCATGATGAGTCAGGTCTTGATCTTACATTTCTCCGTCAAGAACTGGTTAAGGCTGAGGAGAAGGCTCAAGCTGAGCAGCGTCTTGAACCG ATATACAAACTACCGAGACCATGGGCTAAAGTTTATAAACATCTTATCTACGCCACGCCCACATTTTCCAACCCCACGACCCTGACAATGTCTTTGGCGGATCGGGAGGGCTTGGTCCGCCTTGCACGAGAGTTTGATGCTCTGGTCGTGACAGATGACGTCTATGATTTTCTACAATGGTCACCTGATCCAGAACAACCACTAGCACAGCCCGACAAGGCTCAGATCCCCCGTGTAGTGGACGTGGATCGCTACCTTGATGGTGGCCCTAAGGATGAGTGGGGCAACGTGGTAAGTAACGGAAGCTTTAGCAAGCTAATCGGACCTGGCGCAAGAACTGGATGGGCAGAGGGCACCGAAAAATTTGCCTATGGTCTATCACAAAC AGGCTCCTCACGGTCAGGAGGCGCGCCATCACAGTTTTCGGCCGCCATCATTGCTCAACTGTTCCCCACGGGGTTCATCCAAACCTATGTCGACCAGGTCTTGCGACCAAGATATGCAGAGCGCTACTATCGCCTGATATCTGCTGTCCGTGAgcaccttcttccccttggTGTAACGCTTCCATCCACCTCGTTAGAGGCTGTGGGAGGGTATTTTGTCTGGATCCAACTACCCCCACCACTACAGGCGGATGATCTTGCGACCGTAGCGCTTCGAGAGTATAAGGTGAATGTTATTGCTGGTAATAGATTCCGTGTTCAAGGCGACCCCGACACTAGAAGGAACAGTTTTAACCGAAGCATACGTCTTTGTTTCGCCTGGGAACATGAGGAGAAGTTAGCGGAAGGGGTGCGCCGACTTGCATGCGCTATACGCTCCGCATTGAAATAA
- a CDS encoding sorbitol dehydrogenase (zinc-dependent alcohol dehydrogenase, putative), which produces MATVTDTVACQALVLHGAKDLRMGTKPVTAPTGSEVQVAIRATGLCGSDLHYYNHGRNGDFVVREPFCLGHESSGVVTAVGPEVTTLQVGDRVALEVGLPCRKCVLCKQGRYNICPEMKFRSSAKIFPHLDGTLMELTNHPAEMCHKLPDSVSFAGGALVEPLAVCLHAVRRSHPPSKEEVQLAESLGDQSAALIFGAGAIGLLLAGALATAENFSNIVVADIDPARLAIAESLNLGLKTALIPKADPAHPPPAKDAPHAEQTAYALQNAQRVAATLKDTIGLTSGFSRIYECTGVPACVQAGIYAAAPGSVLVQIGMGNPIQTLPVGAAALREVDVIGVFRYDGHAYPAAIALVASGKFNRVEELVVTHRLPLEQGERAFALAGKGVDETGRPVVKVVIES; this is translated from the exons ATGGCTACCGTCACTGATACAGTTGCCTGCCAGGCACTCGTCCTACACGGCGCAAAGGATCTCCGAATG GGAACGAAGCCCGTCACTGCCCCCACCGGCTCCGAAGTCCAAGTCGCCATCCGCGCTACTGGTCTCTGCGGATCAGACCTTCACTACTACAACCACGGCCGCAATGGCGACTTTGTCGTTCGCGAGCCCTTCTGCCTGGGCCATGAGTCCTCTGGCGTCGTAACCGCCGTCGGACCGGAAGTCACCACCCTGCAAGTTGGCGACCGGGTCGCGCTTGAAGTCGGCCTGCCCTGCCGCAAGTGCGTCCTGTGCAAACAAGGCCGCTACAACATCTGCCCCGAAATGAAATTCCGGAGCAGCGCCAAAATCTTTCCCCATCTCGACGGCACCCTTATGGAACTCACCAACCACCCAGCCGAAATGTGCCACAAGCTCCCCGACTCAGTGTCCTTCGCCGGAGGTGCTCTCGTCGAGCCCCTGGCCGTCTGTCTACATGCCGTCCGGCGCTCGCATCCCCCatccaaggaggaagtgcaATTGGCCGAGTCACTGGGCGACCAGTCTGCTGCTTTGATCTTTGGTGCTGGCGCCATCGGTCTGCTTTTGGCTGGTGCGCTTGCAACAGCTGAGAACTTCTCAAACATTGTCGTGGCAGATATCGACCCGGCACGCTTGGCCATCGCTGAGTCGCTTAACCTTGGTCTCAAGACTGCCCTCATCCCCAAGGCTGACCCTGCACACCCACCTCCAGCAAAGGATGCCCCTCACGCTGAGCAAACTGCCTATGCCTTGCAAAATGCCCAGCGTGTAGCTGCTACCTTGAAGGATACTATCGGCCTGACCTCCGGTTTCTCTCGTATCTATGAATGCACGGGTGTACCGGCCTGTGTGCAGGCGGGTATCTACGCCGCTGCTCCAGGTTCAGTTCTGGTGCAGATCGGTATGGGCAACCCCATTCAGACTCTTCCTGTGGGTGCGGCGGCTCTTCGGGAAGTCGATGTTATCGGTGTTTTCCGGTATGATGGACACGCGTACCCCGCTGCCATTGCATTGGTCGCAAGCGGCAAGTTCAACCGTGTTGAGGAGCTCGTTGTTACCCATCGGTTGCCGTTAGAACAGGGAGAGAGGGCGTTTGCATTGGCCGGAAAAGGTGTCGATGAGACTGGACGACCTGTTGTGAAGGTCGTCATTGAGAGCTAG
- a CDS encoding putative 3-ketoacyl-acyl carrier protein reductase (dehydrogenase with different specificitie): MEQQNDISGRLALITGASGGIGAACARQLAAKGVHLALTYSTNVSSTSSLAEELKSKHSDSYSLRVSIHKVDVSSADEIQRMFEEIDQQHNKRPDILVSNAGYGKRVPQVWDISLEEFDYTINVNLRASFILVKGVVEHMKSQRWGRIVFMSSIAGQGGGINGCHYAASKGGLTGMMKNLSTRLAEYNISVNDVAPAMIGETGMIPSAAAIPEVAAGIPLGRLGLPDEVANVVTMLVTTGYMTGQSLLLGGGLK; encoded by the exons ATGGAGCAACAAAATGACATCAGTGGCCGATTGGCCCTGATTACTGGAGCTTCTGGAGG TATTGGGGCAGCTTGTGCTCGCCAGCTAGCTGCGAAAGGTGTCCATCTTGCCTTGACGTATTCCACGAATGTGTCTTCGACATCTTCTCTCGCCGAAGAGCTCAAATCCAAACACTCAGACAGCTACAGTCTCCGGGTTTCAATCCATAAGGTGGACGTGTCTTCCGCGGACGAAATACAGCGTATGTTCGAGGAGATTGACCAACAACATAACAAGCGACCGGACATCTTGGTCTCCAATGCTGGATACGGCAAGCGAGTCCCACAGGTTTGGGACATTTCCCTCGAAGAATTCGATTACACCATCAATGTGAACCTACGTGCTTCGTTCATTTTGGTGAAGGGCGTGGTGGAGCACATGAAGAGTCAGCGATGGGGTCGGATAGTGTTCATGTCCTCTATTGCCGGCCAAGGAGGTGGGATCAATGGATGTC ACTACGCTGCTTCCAAAGGGGGGCTGACgggaatgatgaagaatctTTCCACGAGGCTAGCTGAATACAATATTAGTGTCAATGATGTTGCGCCTGCCATGATCGGTGAAACCGGTATGATCCCCAGCGCTGCGGCCATTCCTGAGGTTGCCGCTGGTATTCCTTTGGGCCGACTGGGTCTTCCGGATGAAGTGGCCAACGTGGTGACTATGCTTGTGACGACCGGTTACATGACTGGTCAAAGTCTGCTGCTTGGAGGAGGATTGAAAtag
- a CDS encoding putative hydroxyisocaproate dehydrogenase, which yields MPSALLIGEITHARKEWEELSSILTLTEFPSGTREDFIRNCKEGQYDDVLVIYRSNTSTKFTGPFDAELLAVLPKSLKYICHNGAGYDNIDVKGCTDKGIAVSSTPVAVNHATADVGIFLMIGALRQAYVPLSALRAGQWQGQTTLGRDPQGKVLGILGMGGIGREMANRAKAFGMKIQYHNRSRLSPELEGDATYVSFDELLASSDVLSLNLALNASTRHIIGEKEFQKMKDGIVIVNTARGALIDEKALVAALDSGKVLSAGLDVYENEPVVEQGLVNNPKVMLLPHIGTMTYETQKDMELLVLNNLRSAVEKGKMITLVPEQKNVF from the exons ATGCCTTCCGCACTGTTGATTGGCGAAATCACTCATGCCCGCAAGGAGTGGGAGGAGCTGTCGTCCATTCTGACGCTCACG GAATTCCCCAGCGGTACTAGAGAGGACTTTATCCGCAATTGCAAGGAGGGTCAATATGATGATGTTCTGGTTATTTATCGCTCCAATACTTCTACGAAG TTTACGGGTCCCTTTGATGCAGAGTTACTTGCTGTTCTCCCCAAGTCGTTGAAGTATATTTGTCATAATGGTGCCGGGTATGACAATATTGATGTCAAGGGGTGCACAGATAAAG GAATCGCCGTTTCCAGTACACCTGTCGCTGTTAACCATGCTACAGCTGATGTGGGCATCTTTTTGATGATCGGTGCCTTGCGGCAGGCCTACGTGCCGTTGTCTGCTCTCCGGGCGG GTCAGTGGCAAGGCCAAACTACATTGGGCCGTGATCCCCAAGGAAAGGTGCTAGGAATTCTCGGGATGGGAGGAATCGGCAGG GAAATGGCCAACCGCGCAAAGGCCTTCGGAATGAAGATCCAGTACCACAACCGGTCCCGACTGTCGCCTGAGCTCGAGGGAGACGCTACATACGTGTCGTTTGATGAATTGCTGGCTAGCTCGGATGTCCTTAGTCTGAACCTCGCTCTTAATGCCTCTACCCGTCATATAATTGGCGAGAAGGAATtccagaagatgaaggaCGGTATTGTCATTGTTAATACCGCTCGTGGTGCGCTGATTGACGAAAAGGCACTGGTCGCTGCTTTGGATTCCGGAAAG GTCTTGTCCGCTGGTTTGGACGTCTATGAGAATGAGCCTGTTGTAGAGCAGGGTTTGGTGAATAACCCCAAGGTGATGCTGTTGCCACACATTGGAACCATGACATATGAGACACAGAAGGATATGGAgttgttggtgttgaacAACTTGCGCTCAGCGGtagagaagggaaagatgaTCACGTTGGTCCCTGAGCAGAAGAATGTGTTCTAG
- a CDS encoding putative chitin binding protein gives MKQTGTILALAGLVSMAHGHGFVTSPKARMPGTAFQEACGQQMYNNQQADNYGNVQGELQIASSQNDYDAAKCNAWLCKGYKFDDNKDNVFQYTPGQNVDFTVDIRAPHTGVANVSVVDTASNTVIGEALKSWDVYASTESGVKETDKKFSVTLPSDLGSKCSEAGACVLQWYWFAESIDQTYESCIDFTMSGSGSGSSSGASSGASSSAASTAAATASSTATGVAVTATPTTGNNVAAPSGFATSAKPSATSAPSSAASTVTIPTDGTAEEKLNWIASLLQTLVKYTA, from the coding sequence ATGAAGCAGACTGGTACCATCCTTGCCCTTGCCGGCCTTGTCTCCATGGCTCATGGCCACGGTTTCGTTACCTCGCCCAAGGCCCGTATGCCTGGCACCGCTTTCCAGGAGGCTTGTGGTCAGCAGATGTACAACAACCAGCAGGCCGACAACTATGGCAACGTCCAGGGTGAACTGCAGATTGCCAGCAGCCAGAACGACTACGATGCCGCCAAATGTAACGCCTGGCTCTGCAAGGGTTACAAGTTCGACGACAACAAGGACAATGTCTTCCAGTACACCCCTGGCCAGAATGTCGACTTCACGGTCGACATCCGTGCTCCTCACACCGGTGTTGCTAACGTCTCCGTCGTCGATACTGCCTCCAACACCGTCATCGGCGAGGCCCTCAAGTCCTGGGACGTCTACGCTTCGACCGAGAGCGGTGTCAAGGAGACCGACAAGAAGTTCAGCGTCACTCTCCCCAGCGACCTCGGTAGCAAGTGCTCCGAGGCTGGTGCCTGTGTTCTCCAGTGGTACTGGTTCGCCGAGTCCATCGACCAGACCTACGAGTCCTGCATTGACTTCACCATGAgcggctctggctctggctccTCCTCCGGTGCCTCCTCCGGtgcctcctcctccgccgcctcTACCGCTGCTGCTACTGCCTCCTCCACTGCCACTGGCGTCGCTGTCACTGCTACCCCAACCACCGGCAACAACGTCGCTGCCCCCAGCGGCTTCGCCACCAGCGCTAAGCCGTCGGCCACCTCTGCCCCCAGCTCTGCTGCTTCGACCGTGACCATCCCCACCGACGGCACCGCGGAGGAGAAGCTCAACTGGATCGCCAGCCTTCTGCAGACCCTCGTCAAGTACACTGCTTAA